TTCTACTTTTTTCAATGTGGATGAAAATTTTTCCTGTAAGGTAGTATTTTCTACTCCGCAAGCTTCTAATTGGGAATGTTCAATTTGTACATCTTCTTGTAACTCTTCTTGTAGTTCTCCTAATCGTAAGTCCCTTAAGTTCGAATCCCATTGCGAATCTTCTTGTGAACTGTCCATGGTATGTATCACGATTGCTCTTCCTGTATTTTCCGTAAAAACCTGTCCTGATTGATATTCCTTATATGGTTTCGTTAAACTAATCACCGAGCTGCTTATCTGTTCTCCCTTTTTTAATCGGACAATATCCCCTCTTAGTACATACTTCCATGGTATTCTCTGAAAAACACCCTCTCTGAGTACAATTACTTTCTTTGCTTTCGCTTCCTTCTGTTTAAAAAATATTTTTCTACTCTGGAATGCTGTCCTTATATTTATAATAATGAGAAAAAATAAAGTAAAGAATAACAAAAGTTGTATTTTCTTTGGAAAATAGAATATCCGGCTTATCCCACACAGATAAAGAAAGAAAAAGAAAAACGGATTCTGGCATTCTTTTTTTAAATAAATAAGCCAAATCCGTTTTTTCTCTTTTGCAATATTATACGTACCACAGATATGCCGCCTGCGCCTTACTTCTGCAAGACTAAGACCAGACTGCACATCTGTCCCGTATT
This Anaerobutyricum hallii DNA region includes the following protein-coding sequences:
- a CDS encoding cation-transporting P-type ATPase, with the protein product MNMDRKYKEAENRTSEYLELKYGTDVQSGLSLAEVRRRRHICGTYNIAKEKKRIWLIYLKKECQNPFFFFFLYLCGISRIFYFPKKIQLLLFFTLFFLIIINIRTAFQSRKIFFKQKEAKAKKVIVLREGVFQRIPWKYVLRGDIVRLKKGEQISSSVISLTKPYKEYQSGQVFTENTGRAIVIHTMDSSQEDSQWDSNLRDLRLGELQEELQEDVQIEHSQLEACGVENTTLQEKFSSTLKKVEEQILDSLCIFMCLSVVISLYIHQEGNMRRILEVGSLFIAVFMIGKVIAREVFRRYAKRLEKINNT